A stretch of DNA from bacterium:
TAACCCCTTCAATGCAGGCAAGGATAATAGAGGAAAGTGAAATATATTCCTTCACGGGTCCAGGAACTGTCTTTGTCTCAAGTGATTGTAACGACATATTGACCATATTTGATAGTCTCTCTATCTCATTAGAGATATTTCTGTAGTAATTCTCAGCCAGACTTGAACAGGTTCCTTTCTGACAACGAGAAAGCCAGATTCCTGCATCAGTTCTAATGGGGTGAAGGGCTGTCTTAAATTCATGGGCAAGGTCTGATGTTGCGGTTTGCAAATTCTTATATTTGTTTTTTAATTCAGCGTCTTGCTCTTTTAATTCATCAGCTTGTTTAAGTAACTTAATCTCTTCCAACATATTGCTTATAGCTGATGCAAGGAGTTGTAATAGGCTATTGAAAAATAGGCGTTCAGCCCTCACAATATCTTTCATTGAGCCTGAAGAAGAAGGTCCTAATGCCAGGGCAATCTTTAATTTCTTCTCATCATCCCTTATCAGGGTAAACCCCTCCATTTTTCTTGCATCATCTCCTTTAAAACCTGAAGATTCATCCTTCATCTTTTTTATGTTTAAATGGACATTCTCAATCTCATCACACCCTGCTTTTCCAACGATAGGCAAAATAGTTTCTTCTTCCTTATCACTGGCAAATAATATACTTTTGGGTATCCTTAAAAAGTCATTTATCTCCTTCAAGGTAGAAGAGACCATCCTTTCAAGCTCAGTAGGTTCCAGGCTGGTAAAGATAAGGGCTATTCGGTGTAAAAATGCCTCCTCCTCTGCCTTCTTAAATTCACGATGAATGGTATTAGCCATATCACTAATAATCGTTATATAATTCTCCATCCATTGTTTTCTCTGGTTAAAATCTTCAGGGATATGTGGAGTCATTTTGGAGATATAATCACTAAGTTTCCCTATCGTTTCCTCATGTATCTCTGTTGGTAGCCTTGTAATATCAACACGCTTACAAAGTTCTGCCTTGCACTTTTCTTCACCTTCTCTGAAAGTAGGATTACCAGATGCCCATTCCTTGAGATGTTCAACAATAGCCCATTTATTGTCTTCATAGAGTATTTGTCCCCCAAAAAACACTGCTACATGCTTATTGGCAACGACTATAGGGGCTACTACCTTAACAATTCCTAAATGGCAGGGATATCCTTCGGCTTTCATTTTCTTTCTATTAATAAATTCCCCAGCAGTATCGGAATCACAAATCCTGCAGGTTTCATCTCCTGGCTTTGTTTTTCCATCACGAAGGGTTATTTCCCTGAATTTCTGACAGAATTCCATTCGTGGCTGAACTATTGGAGTAATCTCTCGTGGCTTTCCATCTTTAAATTCTATGATAAATAGGGGTATATTATGCTTAAGGCTAATCCCTGTCTGGATTATTGTAAGGATGTCCTCAGAAATAATCTCGGTAAGACAAAGTGGCTGAAATGGCCAGCCTCTTTCTTTTAACAAATTAAGTTCCATCTTTCTTTCCTCTAAAAGATTGTTTTGTCAACTACCTGCCATCGTGCCTCAATGGTATCCGCTGACAAATCAGCACCACAATCCCATTCGACAAAGTATCCGCCATTGAAAACCTTCAAAAAATTGCTGTAATCTCGAAGGGCTTCAAACGCCTCATA
This window harbors:
- a CDS encoding DUF2442 domain-containing protein, with product MRIIEVFPQPNWVLSIVADDGRIGNFDITPYLEYEAFEALRDYSNFLKVFNGGYFVEWDCGADLSADTIEARWQVVDKTIF
- a CDS encoding ATP-binding protein; the encoded protein is MELNLLKERGWPFQPLCLTEIISEDILTIIQTGISLKHNIPLFIIEFKDGKPREITPIVQPRMEFCQKFREITLRDGKTKPGDETCRICDSDTAGEFINRKKMKAEGYPCHLGIVKVVAPIVVANKHVAVFFGGQILYEDNKWAIVEHLKEWASGNPTFREGEEKCKAELCKRVDITRLPTEIHEETIGKLSDYISKMTPHIPEDFNQRKQWMENYITIISDMANTIHREFKKAEEEAFLHRIALIFTSLEPTELERMVSSTLKEINDFLRIPKSILFASDKEEETILPIVGKAGCDEIENVHLNIKKMKDESSGFKGDDARKMEGFTLIRDDEKKLKIALALGPSSSGSMKDIVRAERLFFNSLLQLLASAISNMLEEIKLLKQADELKEQDAELKNKYKNLQTATSDLAHEFKTALHPIRTDAGIWLSRCQKGTCSSLAENYYRNISNEIERLSNMVNMSLQSLETKTVPGPVKEYISLSSIILACIEGVRSIAKEKNIKIDVSDSIKKIPSTIIEKERIIQAIKNLLDNAVKYSFPDKIIKIYSRDTSDGISVIFTNFGIGIFPDEIERVFERGYRGRAAEKDSRSSGLGLSEAQKIIREQGGGDITIESYSGERGVYSKEGKGYVTKVTVTLPIIDALSIKKEE